GGCACTTATTGCTGATGATAATCGTCCGATTTTCGTTTATGAAGATGATAACGGAAAAGTGCTTGCGCATATGTTTACTATTGTTGAAGACGTTCGTGCACCAAAAGTTCCTCAAAAAACACTCTTTATTGATGATTTGTGTGTGGACGAAGCAGCGCGAGGACAAAAGATTGGTGAAAAACTCTATCAGTTTGCTTTGAAATACGCCAAAGAAATTGGTTGTTACAACCTAACGTTAAACGTCTGGAGTGCAAACAAATCAGCCGTTCGCTTCTATGAACGTCAAGGCATGACACCACAAGAAACACGTATGGAACAGATTATTGATTAAAAATGAGAAGTAAATGTGTAAAACGTTTACTTTTTATTTCTTGCTAAAAAAGACTTACGAAGAAAAAATTTTTATGCTAGACTAGCTCTTGTTGACTGTAAACTGGAGTCGAGTATGGGAAGGAAAAATCAGTAAAAAGATTTTCCAAAACGTTGTCCTTACAAAGGCTTTTTGTTTGTACGCAGACCTAGGTTGATTGGTTAATGAATAATTAATTAATTAATGAATGGAGAACTAAAATGCCTAGAAATTTTAAAGAAGCTTTGCTATTTACGTGTATGATGTGTGGAATGATGGTCTTTGGAATGAGTATTTGGAACTTGCAGGTTGCAGGTGCCTTTGCATGGAGCCATGTTTTTCTTGGTTTCTTTCCAGGATTTGTTGTTGCCTTTATTTTAGATATGCTTATTATCGGACCACTGGCTAAAAAAGTCACTTTTAGCCTTATCCCACGTGATTCAAAAAGCAAATACGTTAAAATTTTTGCGGTATCTGGTTGCATGGTTCTAGGAATGGTCACTTGTATGTCATTATATGGCATCATTTTCAATTTAGGCTTGGAAGGTGTCAGCCTTGTAGCCTATGGACAAGCTTGGCTAACAAATTTTGTTGTCGCATTACCATATAATTTTGTCGTGGTTGGTCCAATCGCCCGTTATTTCCTAGGCGGAATTCAAAAACAAGCCGTACTAGCCTAAACACCCCCTAAAAAAGCAAGGAGTTATCCTTGCTTTTTTAGGAGTTAAAAAGAAGTTTTGTCATTAAAACAACTTATCTTTATCACTTTTTCAAAAAAGTAGTATAATAACGGTAAGAACAATGTAACCGTTTTTAGAAATTGAGGAACAAGTTATGACTGATAACGTAAATGAAAAAGTTAATCAACTTGAACTTGAAACTTACGCAGCTAACGACGTTTACCAAGCTGCTAATACGCAAAGTTCTGGGTTAAAGCAACCACAAGTTGAAGAACGGCAAAAACGGTATGGAATGAATCAACTGAAAAAAGCTGACAAAGAACCTATTGCACTTACCTTCATTAAAAATTTTACAAGTCTAATGGCAATTTTGCTTTGGGTAGGTGGTGGCATTGCTATTCTGTCTCATAGTTTAGAACTTGGGCTTGTCATTTGGTTTGTCAATATTGTCAATGGGATTTTCAGTTTTGTACAAGAATATCGTGCCAGCCAAGCGACAGAAGCTCTCAAAAAAATGTTACCTTCCTATGCGCGTGTTATTCGTGAGGGACAAGAAGAGAAAATCTTAGCAGAAGAATTGGTACCTGGCGATGTCGTCTTGATTGAAGAAGGGGACCGTATTTCCGCAGATGGTCGGATTGTCTTTGCGACTGATTTGCAGGTTAATCAATCAGCGCTGACAGGCGAATCAAATCCCGTTTTTAAAACGAGTGAAGCTGATAATGACTCACAAAAGATAGCGCTTGAATACGATAATATGGTCTTTGCGGGAACGACAGTCTCATCTGGTTCTGCGAAAATGATTGTTTCTGCCATTGGAATGGCAACACAGTTTGGACAAATTGCTCACTTGACCCAAAATATGGCTGATGACAAGAGTCCGCTTCAAAAAGAACTAGACCATTTGACAAAGCAAATCTCAGTTATTGCGATTACAGTTGGTGTCATTTTCTTTATCGCAGCAACCTTGTTTGTTCATGAGCCATTTGCTAAAGCATTCATTTTTGCGCTCGGTATGATTGTTGCCTTTATCCCTGAGGGCTTGCTTCCGACCGTTACACTTTCTTTGGCAATGGCGGTGCAACGTATGGCTAAATCAAATGCCTTGGTTAAAAAATTATCTTCTGTTGAAACCTTGGGAGCAACTTCTGTCATTTGCTCGGATAAAACGGGAACATTGACCCAAAATGCCATGACAGTTAATCACCTCTGGCAAGTCTCTGGAGCTTATGAAGTAACAGGGCTAGGATATTCAGCAGAAGGAGACATTCGTAATAGCGGTGGTAAGAAAGCTTCGCTTGTCGAAAATCAATTGCTTGAACAACTTGTCCGCTTCGCTCACCTTTGTAGCAATGCACAAGTCTTGCCACCTGATGACGAGAATGCTTCTTATACTGTTCTTGGCGACCCAACCGAGGCTTGTTTGAATGTTCTTGCCGAAAAAGCTGGAATTACTCTTGAAAATAATAATCGCTGGGCACCGCGCTTGAAAGAATTACCTTTTGATTCTGTGCGCAAGCGAATGACAACGATTAATCACATTGATAGTTTGATTGATAGCAGTTCTTTGGTATCGATTACCAAAGGGGCTCCAAAAGAAATGACTGAGCTCTGCCATTATTATAAAGACCAAGAGGGCTTGCATGAAATGACTGCCGATATCCAAGCGTGTATTTTAGCAGCAAATGATGCCTTTGCTAAAAATGGCTTGCGTGT
This sequence is a window from Streptococcus macedonicus ACA-DC 198. Protein-coding genes within it:
- a CDS encoding Conserved domain protein, with the translated sequence MTIRRATIADIPTLMDLLQQVLYVHHVARSDLFQEKGVKYTEDELAALIADDNRPIFVYEDDNGKVLAHMFTIVEDVRAPKVPQKTLFIDDLCVDEAARGQKIGEKLYQFALKYAKEIGCYNLTLNVWSANKSAVRFYERQGMTPQETRMEQIID
- the pacL gene encoding Cation-transporting ATPase, E1-E2 family, which gives rise to MTDNVNEKVNQLELETYAANDVYQAANTQSSGLKQPQVEERQKRYGMNQLKKADKEPIALTFIKNFTSLMAILLWVGGGIAILSHSLELGLVIWFVNIVNGIFSFVQEYRASQATEALKKMLPSYARVIREGQEEKILAEELVPGDVVLIEEGDRISADGRIVFATDLQVNQSALTGESNPVFKTSEADNDSQKIALEYDNMVFAGTTVSSGSAKMIVSAIGMATQFGQIAHLTQNMADDKSPLQKELDHLTKQISVIAITVGVIFFIAATLFVHEPFAKAFIFALGMIVAFIPEGLLPTVTLSLAMAVQRMAKSNALVKKLSSVETLGATSVICSDKTGTLTQNAMTVNHLWQVSGAYEVTGLGYSAEGDIRNSGGKKASLVENQLLEQLVRFAHLCSNAQVLPPDDENASYTVLGDPTEACLNVLAEKAGITLENNNRWAPRLKELPFDSVRKRMTTINHIDSLIDSSSLVSITKGAPKEMTELCHYYKDQEGLHEMTADIQACILAANDAFAKNGLRVIALAYRALEKENLVQESQWTQENIEQHMVFLGLIAMSDPPREGVREAIDKCHKASIRIIMVTGDYGLTALSIAKKIGIVLGDDARVVTGLELEKMSDEDLKEALTGEIVFARVAPEQKYRVVTALQELGEVVAVTGDGVNDAPALKKADIGVAMGVTGTDVAKESADMILTDDHFASIVDAVEEGRAVYHNIKKFLTYIFNSNTPEAVPSVFFLLSRGFVPLPLTVMQILAVDLGTDMIPALGLGVEPPEPNVMQEPPRKLSDRLLSKSLLVKAFLWYGLIESALAMGAFFITYFLHNGNLAVLASSGQLYREATTMTLGAIIFCQIGMVMNIRTSDQSIRKLSLFGNSLINIGLVVELAIFILLVYVPIFHNLFNTASLGVWHWIYLILCPFVIIGLEEIRKRLMTL
- the yybC gene encoding Hypothetical integral membrane protein, encoding MPRNFKEALLFTCMMCGMMVFGMSIWNLQVAGAFAWSHVFLGFFPGFVVAFILDMLIIGPLAKKVTFSLIPRDSKSKYVKIFAVSGCMVLGMVTCMSLYGIIFNLGLEGVSLVAYGQAWLTNFVVALPYNFVVVGPIARYFLGGIQKQAVLA